The proteins below come from a single Xenopus tropicalis strain Nigerian chromosome 9, UCB_Xtro_10.0, whole genome shotgun sequence genomic window:
- the cd19 gene encoding B-lymphocyte antigen CD19 — protein MNWPLKIEWKMEDGGNTDWIKFHLLSKSTDLNFVSPSDLFLRNLSMMDSGRYTCTSQGHVLNEFLLKAKSKEKHYMTGMYNSNISLPCGVAMAGQSPEWLRINGRMKGRFNVRGTDLEIVRLKYVDQGWYSCSLNGSTSYTYLQVLNSSAEAPTLQNQEFAIGESLALSCNLTHNWTKISWFRDSQPILSVERGTGAMLHQAALIQGVPYLLIPSASRQDLGMYHCFGDGMESRIWLNVTPPLPTPTGMEMFLKGSYWIIVAVAVAYVGFCSVITICYMLWSQKEEAGSREAESRFYKVSTLKRNVYFGSRDHNQETDPKAVEMDYQNVAQMPPKECGSDCFSDKSSFLGPSEDGDSYLEPNVGDPNLSDGVSYENADQELSAADSSEDGECYENASEETKHGSGGSQSYEDMKGSFYVKKKGGDSQEESKLEGEDADSYENMETPVYALPHQSSTSNEKPAEGRVAAMYDDAGSPHGFSMASIDQV, from the exons ATGAACTGGCCCCTCAAAATAGAGTGGAAGATGGAGGACGGGGGCAACACAGACTGGATAAAGTTCCATCTGCTCAGCAAATCGACAGACCTGAACTTTGTCTCCCCTTCCGACTTGTTCCTGAGGAACCTCAGCATGATGGATTCTGGGAGATACACCTGCACCTCCCAAGGTCACGTGCTAAATGAATTCCTGCTAAAAGCCAAAAGTAAAG AGAAACACTATATGACAGGTATGTACAACAGTAACATAAGTCTCCCATGTGGGGTGGCCATGGCTGGTCAATCTCCCGAATGGCTCAGAATAAATGGAAGGATGAAAGGACGATTCAATGTGCGAGGGACTGACCTGGAGATTGTTCGGCTGAAGTACGTTGATCAGGGCTGGTACTCATGCTCCTTAAATGGCTCCACTTCATATACCTACCTACAGGTCCTCAACTCCTCAGCAG AAGCTCCCACTTTACAGAATCAGGAGTTCGCCATTGGAGAGAGTTTGGCACTTTCCTGCAATTTGACTCACAATTGGACCAAAATCTCCTGGTTCCGAGACTCACAGCCCATCCTGAGTGTGGAAAGGGGGACGGGCGCCATGTTGCACCAGGCGGCACTGATCCAAGGGGTCCCCTATCTGCTTATCCCCTCTGCCAGCCGGCAGGACCTGGGCATGTACCACTGCTTCGGAGATGGGATGGAATCAAGAATTTGGCTGAATGTGACCCCGCCCCTGCCAACTCCCACTG GCATGGAGATGTTCCTGAAGGGCAGTTACTGGATCATTGTGGCCGTGGCCGTGGCTTACGTGGGATTCTGCTCAGTGATCACCATCTGTTACATGTTGTGGAGTCAGA AGGAAGAGGCTGGTTCCAGGGAAGCAGAGAGCAG GTTCTACAAGGTCAGCACCTTAAAACGAAATGTCTACTTTGGATCCCGTGACCACAATCAAG AAACAGACCCAAAAGCAGTAGAAATGGACTATCAGAATGTGGCCCAAATGCCCCCCAAGGAATGCGGCAGTGACTGCTTCTCAGATAAAAGCTCCTTCCTGGGGCCCTCAGAGG ATGGAGATTCCTATCTGGAACCAAACGTTGGGGACCCCAATCTGTCTGATG GAGTTTCCTATGAAAACGCTGACCAGGAGTTGAGTGCTGCAGACAGCTCAGAAG ATGGAGAATGCTACGAGAACGCCAGTGAGGAAACAAAACATGGATCAGGGG GGTCCCAGTCCTATGAGGACATGAAAGGATCATTCTACGTGAAGAAGAAGGGCGGAGACAGTCAGGAGGAGAGCAAATTGGAAGGGGAAG ATGCAGATTCGTACGAGAACATGGAGACACCAGTCTACGCCCTACCCCACCAGTCCTCAACATCCAATGAGAAACCGGCAGAGGGACGCGTGGCGGCAATGTACGACGACGCGGGGTCACCCCATGGGTTCAGCATGGCATCCATAGACCAAGTTTAG
- the rabep2 gene encoding rab GTPase-binding effector protein 2 isoform X2, translated as MSQLEDEDSGQEPISPSADFPGEELEVTPVAETFARGFDCVSISSFPGERLIPGKEDTASLVSTATLVPECIYIPPSGYQLVPEQEVTEQRVALQSATERLERATREKECLQEALRCSSEECATQVQVLLDQIKSSEELLQNLQRTLSDTQQKTTRQMATLTATFNRLCQEVNCLNEENEKLRALSSATAPGEPRVTVEPSPTQRAVQHRQERLCIEIVSLQEELKLEQREKSLLEGQLRVQQETHTEETQIMEATLSSLRTEMERLQQERKQTELQLQESESQVQKLWESVSEQEKCLLQEKEGKVSLEKIRQADSMADVSSILEGTRLTDINQLQET; from the exons ATGTCTCAGTTGGAGGATGAGGATTCGGGGCAGGAACCAATCTCCCCCTCGGCAGATTTCCCTGGGGAGGAGCTGGAAGTTACCCCGGTGGCCGAAACGTTTGCCCGCGGGTTCGACTGCGTCTCCATCTCTTCCTTCCCCGGGGAGAGGCTGATACCTGGCAAGGAGGACACCGCCTCTCTGGTTTCCACGGCAACTCTGGTTCCCGAGTGCATCTACATTCCCCCCTCGGGGTATCAGCTGGTGCCAGAGCAGGAG GTGACAGAGCAGAGAGTGGCCCTACAGAGCGCCACGGAGAGACTGGAGCGGGCGACGCGGGAGAAGGAGTGCCTGCAGGAGGCGCTGCGCTGCAGCTCGGAGGAATGTGCCACCCAG GTGCAGGTCTTGCTGGATCAGATAAAGAGCTCAGAAGAACTTCTCCAGAACCTTCAGAGAACCTTGAGTGACACCCAGCAGAAGACAACAAGACAAATG GCGACACTAACTGCCACTTTCAACCGCTTGTGCCAAGAGGTCAATTGCCTGAATGAGGAGAACGAGAAGCTGAGGGCCCTGAGCTCTGCAACTGCCCCCGGGGAGCCGAGAGTCACTGTGGAACCCTCCCCCACCCAG AGGGCGGTGCAGCACCGACAGGAGAGACTCTGTATAGAGATTGTGTCCCTACAGGAGGAGCTGAAACTGGAGCAGCGGGAAAAGAGCCTCCTGGAGGGGCAACTGCGGGTCCAGCAAGAGACACACACAGAGGAGACAC AGATCATGGAAG CCACTCTCTCCAGTCTGCGCACAGAAATGGAGCGACTCCAGCAGGAGAGGAAGCAG ACTGAGTTGCAGCTACAGGAGTCTGAGAGCCAAGTGCAGAAACTGTGGGAGTCTGTGAGTGAGCAGGAAAAGTGCCTCCTACAGGAGAAGGAAGGGAAG